The segment CAAAGATCTGGAAGGATAATTTtgctctaatattttttttttttgtttttcaaaaaaagTTTTACTAGATGCCATGAAGCTCTCAattataaatacttttattCATGGGATTCTCATTTCTCAGGCAGgtgaaatacaaattttgttaGCAAGCACCCTTAATGTTGAACCAAAAATAAGTAACACATTTTCACAAAAGCTTCCATAAGAATGAAAGAAGTGAAGATTCGCAAAATCAAGAACAATTTAGCAAAATCACAGCCAAAGAACAAGACAAAAGATATTTCAACAATTTGcgatcaatattaaaaaaaagaggaatttttcatcttataaaaataacacGAAAGATTGAGAAGATTACCTGAAGGAAGAGCAGGGGTAACCACAAGAAACTTAATGCAATCACCAGGTTGAACAACATGAGTCAAAGCCCACATCAAAGCAGATCTTGGGATCTCCTTTGATGCTTTTACAGCAACCACCACTACCTTCCCCACCGACTCTCCTAAACCCTTCTGCTTCATTTCCGAACATCCACaagaaaaggggaaaaaaaaactcACCTTTTAAACACCATTCATAGACAAAACCAAAAACCATCAACTTTCTTCTCGAACACCAAAAACAGTGCCCATTTTATCGATGAACACATGATCGCTGAAAACCAAGAGACTTTTACAGATGCCCAAGTGAAAAACTAGAGAGCTTCAATGAAAAGATATAAAAAGAGTGCGTGCATTTCAAGGCACTTTTAACAAATAGGGTACAGTTCTTTCTGTTAAAAGAGACTTGGCGAAAGTACAAAAACAAACCCAAGTACATCCAAATACAATCTCTGAAAAAACTTGGGAGGCATGAAAACTTGGCTTCTGCGCTGCAAAAACCAAGTATCTTTCAAAAGCAATACAGGCATGCTTTCCTCTTCTTCATGTAACAAGCGTGAAgtcaaataaaattagaaacagAAATACAGTTTTCTGGTTACGTAAAGCTTTGTTTTGGCTTAATTTGGAGTAGTTGTTGTTGTTATATGATTATCCTCCGGCTTATGCTTACCAATTACATACAAAGAACCTTAGAAGTACAAGAGAgacaaagaaaaagacaaaaaaggaaaCGGCGATTTAACAAAATGACACCTGCTTAAACCAACTAAGTCTAAACAATTACAGACGAGATGACTGATTGGAGGTTGCGGTGAAGTTAGCTCGAAGGTGGACACATGAAATTTGCTCAATCAAACAAGGAAACGGGTGGAGCAGTTGAAGAATATTGAAGCTAAAATCTAAAAAGTTTGTTATTAGTCCACTTGCTTTCACTGTTTTTCACATGTTAGGCATTGACAAACGACCATCCATTACAATTGCATATGTCATTTCATACTTTCGGCCGCATTGCAATACaagatatataaatttcaatggGCTAATCTTGAAATGTCGTGGACAGGCTTTAATTCCTTGTTTTCCTATTTACTTCACCCATGGGATGCCGAAAACATGAATGACTGAACAAGGAGACAGACCCACATCAAGGGGTGTGGATCCGACCGGACTGATGCACATTTAATGCCTGAAAATTGACTTAACATTGGTTTCTAGCAGCGTGCTTTATGATTGTCGGGCTAATTCAACAAGttttgttttattcttctttaaTAATGGCAATGGCCCAGCATGCCATATTGAGAGGCCAAATCAACCATATCAAGACATACACATTCGGACAACTGAAGGACATTGATAATAGCAATACAAAACTGATCACCAAAACTGTATCCAAATTTTAATCCCATAGTCTTCAAAGTTTTGAGTATGAAAGCAGTGAAATTCTAAATATAAGTCTAAAGGTTATCCCTTCTactgatatttcaaaattaaattattaattaattatataataaaagtgaatGTATTGTATTTTCAATGGTgtttataactaatattatgattttaagttAGTTCCAGAATGGATGCaatatgtcaatttttttttccaagaaaATGAAATACTGCAATGGACAGAGGGAATCTCACAAATAAAAGAGTCCAAGACTTAACAGTAATTAAAAATGTGGAAAGCCCCATGGCCAAAACCAGGAGAAAAACCTTGAAAATTCATGTTGGTGGGCCGTGGTGAGATAAgctcaacccaaaaaaaaaataacaataaaaggACCAATCCCAAAAGCGATGTTGAAATGAGTGATTTTCTTTTCCTCAATCAACTTGGAAATTGTTCACCCTACTTTCAAACCTTTCTTCATTACATGGGCAAAAACTATTTTCAGAAAGGCCATAAGGTTAATTCCCACCAAGGTATAGCAAAAATTTTAAGTTCTAttctctaacttttaaaaattttaatacttatttataaaaaagtttttgttaaaaattaaaattaaaggtaaaaccgttatttattaaaaacattaaagtactatcacattttctttttcaaatttaaaaatctcgtAATTCTCTCTAGCCAAAGTTTATAAAGTGATAATTTTCCCTTacggtttttttttcttctcgcTAGCAACAACCCATTGTCTCCAGCCATTGGTCGTCCTCTCTTTAGCCTTATCTCTCCTCTTGGTCTCTCTCCCTTTGCTCTTtgatgatgaattgatgaaaatcGTTTGGATTCCaaataattttcatcaatttatcGTTGAAGAGCAAAAAGAGAGAGACTGAGAGGGGAGATAAGGCCTAAAGGAGGACTGCCAATGGCTAGAGATTGTGAATTATCGtcggagaaaaaagaaaaaaactctagaaaaaaattattacttttcaaatcTTAGATAAGGAGagttataagatttttaaacttggaagataaaataataaaactttaattttttaaatttttagtaaataatatttttatctttaatcctaatttttttataaaaaattatcttataaataggtatttaaatttttaaaaattaaaaaaataacacttttaaGTTTTCACAATACCTTGGACAGTAATAAGTCTTTTTGgcatttcaaaaataataaggTGCTCATATAATTGCATATTATTGTACCAGagaaatatcttttttatgaaaaataacatGTACTGTCCACTTTAATACCAAATCtgttatcttcttcttttatttctttttacttttgtGGTCAGTGCCTGTCTGGTTGTGGGAATAAAGCTCGTCGACAGTAACTTTAACAATTGTAAGAGTAAAGTTGCTTTTGCTGTGAAAAGAAAAAACGATAAGGGATtaacaaatattgaaaacttaCGGTGACAGGCAAAGAATTAAAATGGAATCAATGAAAAGTAGTAATTTACGTGGacataatgaatataaattagtatactaataatgatatattatcgttattttatttttaatttaaaattatttaattatataataatatattattatttatatatagatttattcttattatttattaatataattttgttcattAATAAATGTAATTTACGGTGACGCATCTTGTATGTGAATGGAATGAAGGCTAATCTCATTAGCATAggtaaaaaatttttgataaaattatcctgttcaattttcaaaattccaCGTAAAGTTGATGAGAGCAATTTTATTCCAAAAAGAAAGAGGGCAAGAGAGGGGGTGGgagcaatgtttttaaaaccagatTGGATTTTGATATAGTGGAAAGGCAATTTGGTCCCATTAATAATCAGATCATTTGATTGGTGATCAGATtgattaactattttaaaataatattaattttttttttatataatttgatttatttaatattaaaataagtttaatttaatggtatatatattcaaatataataaataaaatcttggTTCAAGTTtgcataataaatttttgaaaaaaaatcaattttttatatcaactGAATCAAATCcggttttatatataatctacTCAGTTTAAGTAACAATTGATAGTTTAACTGGTTGAATTAGTTGATCTGACCCGATTTTTAAACCCACTGGTGAGAGAACATGATAATTCTACAAACTctatatatcaaataagtatgATCCACTGCTCTATACATatagaagaattttttttccagtCATGATATAATACAACTTCTCAAAAGAATAATCATTATGTACACAGTACATCAATGTGTATCTCATCCTTATTATATATCTCACTTTTACATGGAGAACTTGTAACAGATCTAGTCAATAAAGTTTGACTGCCGAATACCCCTAAAATTTGTGCACTAATACAAGGGGTTGTTATTTAAGTAGTCATGTAAATTACACAGGATTTATTCAGCTTGAAAGAATTGAATGCACAGATTCCTTGAATAGAAAAAGTTAATCTAGGTTAACAATTTTGGAGGTAATGTAAGTCTACTGATGAGGAGGAGTAAGAATGTTGCAGAAATTTATAAAGGAGATGTACCATTATGAAGAGTGAAGGGATGGCTGACTATTTCTCTTATTTGTTACCACTTCTATTACTGCTTCATCTCGCGATGGAACTCTCAGGTATGATTTCATAATGTCATAAACAGTAAACCCAATTGCCACCGAGGGTACAACCTGGCTTAAACACCAAACTATCATTAGAAAGAATTGAccaaacaaataagaaaagtGACATGATTGTTCTTACCTTCAAATAATTGATACTGAGCCCTGAAAATAATTGCTTCCATCCTTGTTTTTGATAAATCATAACAAGGGTATCCATTGTTCCCCTTGACTCTGCTCTAGTAGAAGGCAATAGCCTCTCAACCTAATAAGAAAGAAATCCAttcattacaatttttattactCAATTTTGACCTTTCATCCAAATGCAAGATGATCTGTCACCTGCAAGGAAATTACCTGCATTTGCCTCCTAACTACATCAAGAGGGTATGTGAAGGTCTGACCCAACAGACCAGCAATTGATCCACACGCAAGTTTCACCGTTATGTCTTTCTTGTGATCATTCGGGACATGGCGTTTCATCTCCTCATAGAAGTAAAACTTCAAACCAGCATATGGGAAGATTCCATAAAGTGATGGAGCTGACAATAACATTCATACATTAATTGTGGGCAAAGATGCATAGCAGTGAAGCACATAATGACAGTAATACTGAAAGCAATTTTGATATGAATACCTGCACCCCGATAAAGACCCCTAAGCCCAGCTTCCTTGTAAGTTTTCCGAAAACAATCAACTATTCCTTTATATACTTGTTCCGCACTAACTACCACTTGAAGGTTCCTTTTGGGTGAACCAACAATCTGCATCAGCAACTGCAACTTAGTCCACATTTTTTAAATGTCAAGATGAACAGCATCCTGAAATTAGTATATCAGTGAACTACATATTACATGCTACATTTTTTCTTCCAGGGAAATGACTGTTAATATTTGTAGGATGTTGCTAACAGGAGAAGTGCTAATAATTCCAGATGGCGAAAAATTTGCAAATAACCCAGCTGTCCTGCTAAAACATATCTTTACGTAATTATCACCTGATAGGCCAATTTCGTACGGACTAAATCCAGTGGATAAGTGAAAAGCACAGCAGTTCCTCCAGCAAATGATCCTGCTACAAGATCAAGTACAGGGCCTCTCCCAATGTCAGGAAAACTGAGAATAATCCATCGACGGTATTGCTCGTAAGCCATAAAATGCAGTGCAGCATAAGGAACAATTCGAGCAACACTAGCACCATTTCCTCTGTAGCAAAGTCCCAC is part of the Mangifera indica cultivar Alphonso chromosome 13, CATAS_Mindica_2.1, whole genome shotgun sequence genome and harbors:
- the LOC123193931 gene encoding mitochondrial carrier protein CoAc2, with the protein product MSKRGEERETGMFLDGMIDAMPVFVKELVAGGIAGGLAKSAVAPLERVKILFQTRRSEFHSMGLFGSFKKIATTEGVMGFYRGNGASVARIVPYAALHFMAYEQYRRWIILSFPDIGRGPVLDLVAGSFAGGTAVLFTYPLDLVRTKLAYQIVGSPKRNLQVVVSAEQVYKGIVDCFRKTYKEAGLRGLYRGAAPSLYGIFPYAGLKFYFYEEMKRHVPNDHKKDITVKLACGSIAGLLGQTFTYPLDVVRRQMQVERLLPSTRAESRGTMDTLVMIYQKQGWKQLFSGLSINYLKVVPSVAIGFTVYDIMKSYLRVPSRDEAVIEVVTNKRNSQPSLHSS